A genomic stretch from Empedobacter stercoris includes:
- a CDS encoding zinc-dependent metalloprotease produces MSSAVVYGQKKEDTKTDKEKIEKKDSTITKVKKIDELIKKGTYKKGLFNTIQVKTDIYFEIPDSLFGRQFLVVNKLSQVPMEVNEAGLNKGMNYENKVISFYHDKVAKKVWVKTLVPQVSSPKNDAITASVKDNFSESIIEVFDIEAQNNDSTAVAIKVNKIFDGNQKSFNDVLTNIGLGGSVKANLSYVENVKTFPENIVVKSQLTTSVNEGGVDLAVTLGVTSNIVLLSTTPMQPRLADNRVGYFTEKHWFFNDAQHKMEDQRFITKWRLEPKDEDREKYLKGELVEPKKPIIYYIDPSTPKQWRQKIIAGVHDWQVAFEQAGFKNAIIAKEPTADDKDFDIDDVRYSVITYAASPKSNAMGPSVVDPRSGEILEADIIWWHNVMTSLHDWMRIQTGPIDPKARGNKFSDEHMGEAIRFVSSHEVGHTFGLKHNMGSSFSYPVESLRSKEFTDKMGGTAPSIMDYARYNYVAQPEDGVTAITPKIGLYDKYAIEWGYRWFPNQETEKVALRKMIEKHEDDPMYFYGEQQSYLSTIDPRSQSEDLGNDAVLASEYGMKNLKRVSENILKWTYEDGKSYINTGKLYYQTIGQWDLYSNHVLANVGGIYLNNTYFGIDKKAYEPVSAAMQRKAVNYLNENVINLPKWLFFNDILEKTYAIKNSPMGPYEQTPYTLAREMQYGLIYNLFTDDRLLRMLENELNHQELKSNEKIYTVENLFDQVRSAAFDKKSSLTILERMTQKNYVDALIVSTNKLFEKTTVVGLTIDQNLQVPTICNYLDEEKMARNINYSSMKRVSEVTTYKRAELQRVLALLNKKKNNGDASTKAHYADLIIRIKEALK; encoded by the coding sequence ATGTCTTCAGCTGTTGTTTACGGACAAAAAAAAGAGGATACAAAAACGGATAAAGAAAAAATAGAGAAAAAGGATTCGACTATAACGAAAGTTAAAAAAATCGATGAATTAATAAAGAAAGGAACCTATAAGAAAGGATTATTCAATACGATTCAAGTTAAGACTGACATCTATTTTGAAATTCCAGATAGTTTATTTGGTCGTCAATTTTTAGTCGTCAATAAATTGTCTCAAGTTCCGATGGAAGTAAACGAAGCGGGCTTGAACAAAGGAATGAATTATGAAAATAAGGTAATTTCTTTTTATCATGATAAAGTAGCAAAAAAAGTCTGGGTAAAAACGTTAGTTCCACAAGTTTCTTCTCCTAAAAATGATGCCATTACAGCTTCTGTAAAAGATAATTTTTCAGAATCTATTATAGAGGTTTTTGATATTGAAGCTCAAAATAACGATTCGACAGCTGTTGCAATTAAAGTAAATAAAATTTTTGATGGAAATCAAAAAAGTTTTAATGATGTATTAACGAACATAGGTTTAGGTGGTTCGGTAAAGGCAAATCTATCATATGTGGAAAATGTGAAAACGTTTCCAGAAAACATTGTGGTTAAATCTCAATTAACAACAAGTGTGAATGAAGGGGGGGTAGATTTAGCCGTTACCTTAGGTGTGACGAGTAATATTGTTTTGCTTTCAACAACTCCCATGCAACCCAGGTTAGCTGATAATCGTGTAGGCTATTTCACAGAAAAACACTGGTTTTTTAATGATGCTCAACACAAAATGGAAGATCAACGCTTTATTACAAAATGGCGTTTGGAACCAAAAGATGAGGACAGAGAAAAGTACTTGAAAGGCGAATTAGTTGAACCTAAGAAACCCATCATTTATTACATCGATCCATCAACACCAAAACAATGGCGCCAAAAAATTATTGCAGGTGTACACGATTGGCAAGTTGCTTTTGAGCAAGCAGGTTTCAAAAATGCAATTATTGCAAAAGAACCTACTGCAGATGACAAAGATTTTGATATTGATGATGTTCGTTATTCAGTAATTACGTATGCAGCTTCACCAAAATCAAATGCAATGGGTCCTTCAGTGGTTGATCCGCGTAGTGGAGAAATTTTAGAGGCTGATATTATTTGGTGGCACAATGTAATGACTTCTTTGCATGATTGGATGCGTATTCAAACTGGTCCAATTGATCCAAAAGCAAGAGGAAATAAATTTAGTGACGAACACATGGGAGAAGCAATTCGTTTTGTGTCTTCTCATGAAGTAGGGCATACATTTGGTCTGAAACATAATATGGGTTCTTCATTTTCTTATCCAGTAGAGTCTTTACGATCGAAAGAGTTTACAGATAAAATGGGTGGAACTGCACCATCTATTATGGATTATGCGCGTTATAATTATGTAGCACAACCAGAAGACGGCGTTACTGCGATTACACCAAAAATTGGATTGTATGATAAATACGCAATCGAATGGGGATATCGTTGGTTCCCAAATCAAGAAACTGAAAAAGTAGCTCTTCGTAAAATGATTGAAAAACATGAAGACGATCCCATGTATTTTTATGGTGAACAACAAAGCTATTTAAGTACTATAGATCCACGTTCTCAGTCAGAAGATTTAGGTAATGATGCTGTTTTGGCAAGTGAATATGGTATGAAAAATCTAAAACGTGTTTCAGAAAATATTTTGAAATGGACGTATGAAGATGGAAAAAGTTATATCAATACAGGAAAATTATATTACCAAACTATCGGACAATGGGATTTATATTCAAATCATGTTTTAGCAAATGTTGGTGGAATTTATCTGAACAATACTTATTTCGGAATTGATAAAAAAGCATACGAGCCAGTTTCAGCAGCTATGCAACGTAAAGCGGTGAATTATCTAAACGAAAACGTGATTAACTTACCAAAGTGGTTATTCTTCAATGATATTTTAGAGAAAACATATGCCATCAAAAATTCGCCAATGGGACCTTACGAGCAAACGCCGTATACATTAGCAAGAGAAATGCAATATGGATTGATTTATAATTTATTTACAGATGATCGTTTATTGCGTATGTTAGAAAATGAATTGAATCACCAAGAACTAAAATCAAACGAAAAAATATATACCGTTGAAAACTTATTTGATCAAGTAAGAAGTGCAGCTTTTGATAAAAAATCAAGCTTAACGATTCTTGAAAGAATGACTCAAAAAAATTATGTTGATGCATTGATTGTTTCAACAAACAAATTATTTGAGAAAACAACTGTAGTAGGACTTACAATTGACCAAAACCTACAAGTACCAACTATCTGTAATTATTTAGACGAAGAAAAAATGGCACGTAATATCAACTATTCTTCTATGAAAAGAGTGTCGGAAGTGACGACTTATAAAAGAGCAGAATTACAACGCGTGTTAGCTTTGTTAAACAAGAAAAAGAATAATGGAGATGCGTCTACAAAAGCGCATTATGCTGATTTAATCATCCGTATTAAAGAGGCTTTAAAGTAA
- a CDS encoding SusC/RagA family TonB-linked outer membrane protein — protein sequence MKKTLILLPLFAASIAFSQEKRVITGSVQDEKSLVGIAGASVKIEAQSISTKTDQKGIIESVTVGTVTDEEGFFSLEVPANTKSVLISYLGYDSKLIELSTDLTTYHVSLKLTSGEFISENNDLKEVVVTGYQKIEKRKLTSAISTVKMDDIQQAGVASVDQLLSGQIAGVAVATETGSPGSPSKIRIRGTASLSGPQDPLWVIDGLPLEGNDVPNFSDKDNIDQLQNFSIAGLNPNDIEDITILKDAAATAIYGARAANGVISITTKRGKKGAMTVNFSANTFVTARPDFDRLNLLNASQKVDLELMLAGRDDLTYRTDKGEVMRILQKNGQLGALRNGGFSSLDLTTQNQINSLRNNTTDWGKLLYRNAINTQYGLSVSGGNDRSDYYFSLGYYDEQGTTIGTGFERYNLTLKNNYKLNDKLDVGISIFATSSDKESFVTDADASINPINYSRNANPYLSPFNADGSYRYDNDIDGFEDRSVPFNFIEERENTNYTLRNRSIKGIIDLNYQLAKGLKLTSQFGIQYDSNKTEKYAEQETYFTRKMKEGTRYYKSGEYLYFLPDGGVKQNWDNEFFQYNWKLQGTYNTTINNRHEIDLMAGTEIRHTQNDTTLTRAFGYNKTTKSGTPIVFPNSSFAAEKRYETYREMPTEENAYVSAFATASYTLDRKYTLFGSVRYDGTNLFGVNKKYKYLPIWAVSASWLVSKESFMENIDFISNLRLRASYGLQGNIDRNTSPFFIGDYNDATILPGEKEDIINAINLPNDLLRWEKTTNTNVGLDLGLFKNRINLAVDVYNRKGTDMISMRETPLETGFEYTMVNWGELTNKGFEIALTTRNIDKKNFKWSTTINFAHNKSKVLKEQQRENSLLPSREGLPVNAIFALKTAGFDEYGNPMFWKGDEKVSAKDFFALYDLYADFLPGEIVDSKLTSEEKRNLFTYIGDRDPKFTGGIINNFKIHNFDLTVSAAFNLKQTVMRSPSYRGMELDPGRNYTQDIFEAGSTLPGITSPIMGDNDAWMANKWFAGNNANAYNLLDIWAKEISYLRISSIRVGYTLPKKYAEVVGFKNARFSLEGRNLFVFSNGYKGYFDPETYGNIYAQPIAKSVTVGVNVSF from the coding sequence ATGAAAAAGACACTCATTCTTTTGCCACTTTTTGCGGCAAGTATTGCATTTTCTCAAGAAAAGAGAGTGATTACAGGTTCGGTTCAAGACGAAAAATCGTTGGTTGGAATCGCTGGTGCGTCTGTTAAAATTGAAGCGCAATCAATTTCAACTAAAACAGATCAAAAAGGAATTATAGAAAGTGTAACAGTTGGGACTGTTACAGATGAAGAAGGTTTCTTTTCATTAGAAGTTCCTGCAAATACTAAATCTGTTTTAATTAGTTATTTAGGTTATGATTCTAAATTAATTGAACTTTCAACAGATTTAACGACGTATCATGTTAGTTTAAAATTAACTTCTGGTGAATTTATTTCTGAGAATAATGACCTGAAAGAAGTTGTCGTAACAGGGTACCAAAAAATCGAAAAACGTAAGTTAACATCAGCTATATCAACTGTAAAAATGGATGATATACAACAAGCTGGTGTAGCAAGTGTTGATCAATTATTAAGTGGACAAATAGCTGGTGTAGCAGTAGCTACAGAAACTGGTTCACCTGGATCTCCAAGTAAAATTAGAATTCGTGGAACAGCTTCTCTTTCAGGTCCTCAAGATCCGTTATGGGTGATTGATGGTTTGCCATTAGAAGGAAATGATGTGCCAAATTTTAGTGATAAAGATAATATTGATCAATTACAAAACTTTTCTATCGCTGGATTAAATCCAAACGATATCGAAGATATTACCATTCTTAAAGATGCTGCTGCAACAGCTATTTACGGTGCAAGAGCTGCAAATGGAGTTATTTCGATTACTACAAAACGCGGGAAAAAAGGTGCTATGACGGTTAATTTCTCTGCGAATACATTTGTAACTGCTCGTCCAGATTTTGATCGTTTAAATTTATTAAATGCATCTCAAAAAGTTGATCTAGAATTAATGCTTGCTGGTCGAGACGATTTAACGTATCGAACAGACAAAGGTGAAGTGATGCGTATTTTACAAAAGAATGGTCAACTTGGTGCTTTACGCAATGGTGGTTTTAGTTCTTTAGATCTTACGACTCAAAATCAGATTAATTCTTTACGAAATAACACAACAGATTGGGGGAAATTATTGTATCGCAATGCAATTAATACACAATATGGTTTAAGCGTTTCTGGAGGAAATGATCGTTCTGATTATTACTTTTCATTAGGTTATTACGATGAGCAAGGAACAACGATCGGAACAGGTTTTGAGCGTTACAATCTTACCTTAAAAAATAATTATAAACTAAACGATAAACTAGATGTAGGGATATCTATTTTTGCGACATCAAGTGATAAAGAATCTTTTGTAACTGATGCAGATGCATCGATAAATCCGATTAATTATTCGCGTAATGCGAATCCATATTTATCTCCATTTAATGCAGATGGTTCGTATCGTTATGACAACGATATTGATGGATTTGAAGATCGTTCGGTACCATTTAACTTTATCGAAGAGAGGGAGAATACAAATTATACGTTAAGAAATCGTTCGATTAAAGGGATTATAGATCTTAATTATCAATTAGCAAAAGGTTTAAAATTAACATCTCAATTCGGAATTCAGTACGATAGTAACAAAACAGAAAAATACGCCGAACAAGAAACTTATTTTACACGTAAAATGAAAGAAGGAACGCGTTATTATAAATCTGGTGAGTATTTATATTTTTTACCTGATGGAGGAGTTAAACAAAATTGGGATAACGAATTTTTTCAATATAACTGGAAACTTCAAGGTACATATAATACCACAATTAACAATCGTCATGAAATAGACTTGATGGCTGGTACTGAAATTCGTCACACTCAAAATGACACGACTTTAACACGTGCTTTTGGGTACAACAAAACGACGAAAAGTGGAACGCCAATTGTTTTCCCAAATTCAAGTTTTGCGGCTGAAAAACGTTACGAAACGTACAGAGAAATGCCGACTGAAGAAAATGCATATGTTTCAGCATTTGCAACCGCTTCGTACACTTTAGACCGAAAATATACACTTTTTGGAAGTGTTCGTTATGATGGTACGAATTTATTTGGTGTGAACAAAAAATACAAATATTTACCAATTTGGGCAGTTTCTGCTTCTTGGTTAGTTTCAAAAGAATCGTTTATGGAGAATATAGATTTTATTTCGAATCTACGTTTACGTGCTTCTTACGGTTTACAAGGGAATATCGATCGTAATACGTCGCCGTTTTTTATTGGTGATTATAACGATGCAACAATTTTACCAGGTGAAAAAGAAGATATTATCAATGCGATTAATTTACCAAATGATTTGTTACGTTGGGAAAAAACAACCAATACAAATGTTGGGTTAGATTTAGGTCTTTTCAAAAATCGTATCAACCTTGCTGTTGATGTTTACAACCGTAAAGGAACAGATATGATTAGTATGCGCGAAACGCCTTTAGAAACAGGTTTTGAGTACACAATGGTGAATTGGGGAGAGTTAACAAACAAAGGTTTTGAAATTGCTTTAACAACTCGCAACATTGATAAGAAAAACTTCAAATGGTCGACAACGATTAATTTTGCCCATAATAAAAGTAAAGTTCTGAAGGAACAACAACGCGAAAATAGTTTACTTCCATCGCGTGAAGGTTTACCTGTAAATGCAATTTTTGCTTTAAAAACAGCTGGATTTGACGAATATGGAAATCCAATGTTCTGGAAAGGTGATGAAAAAGTTTCAGCAAAAGATTTCTTTGCTTTATACGATTTATATGCAGACTTTTTACCAGGAGAAATTGTTGATTCAAAATTAACAAGCGAAGAAAAACGTAATTTGTTTACATACATCGGAGATCGCGATCCTAAATTTACTGGAGGGATTATCAATAATTTCAAAATTCACAATTTTGATTTGACAGTTTCAGCCGCTTTCAATTTAAAACAAACGGTGATGAGATCACCTTCTTATCGTGGAATGGAATTGGATCCAGGTCGTAATTATACGCAAGATATTTTCGAGGCAGGTTCTACACTTCCAGGAATTACAAGTCCTATTATGGGCGATAATGATGCTTGGATGGCGAACAAATGGTTTGCAGGAAACAATGCAAACGCCTATAATTTATTAGACATTTGGGCAAAAGAAATTAGTTATTTAAGAATTAGTAGTATACGTGTTGGTTATACTTTACCAAAGAAATACGCTGAAGTTGTAGGTTTCAAAAATGCTCGTTTTAGCTTAGAAGGTCGTAATTTATTTGTATTTAGTAATGGTTACAAAGGTTATTTCGATCCAGAAACTTACGGAAATATTTATGCACAACCAATTGCAAAATCTGTAACTGTAGGTGTTAATGTTTCGTTCTAA
- a CDS encoding histidine kinase — protein MSYPSQVQLSNKSIYVIALIVSVIAVIALVILSFLINNESQKSNDDFVIKGFHRKYEAIEFEFKNIEEYQEVLKRVVQKTNDSNVADHFSVLNELNSNRKLIRYDWFVNTAAKDEKLINYQHLSKILNQPDLDTYELIDHSKNQFIDNFLIDYKDTLYWVNYDSLQLQNGANMYYGTTINLYDLYNFFTNVDVTSSNYMYVFNKDGICLTHPNEAFIGKNIFEFTDILPIDTITSTLDTDFPQDKYTLNDATSEFIKNTTIKRFIKPLHTKNFDGYIVVNHLKYIIDEKVEKTKFYISFIFLGTVFLIVIIFLLFNKITSKAYREKAAVIEEKNRLLIENEKIKNINTFTQLQQLKNQINPHFLFNSLNSLYMLIGINKENAKKFTMNLSKIYRYLIVPPKENIVAVKKELDFIAQYMDLHKSRFSEELIFDLQLEDAKSLEKNIPYLALQIAVENAIKHNIATIDQPLTITILVKSDLILVKNTFQKKSKVLENEKFGLNYLQKIYHFYQVDNFSTKVENNEFICFLPYITPK, from the coding sequence GATTTCATCGGAAATATGAAGCGATTGAATTCGAGTTTAAGAATATCGAAGAATACCAAGAGGTATTAAAAAGGGTGGTTCAAAAAACAAATGATTCAAATGTTGCAGATCATTTTTCTGTTCTGAATGAATTAAACTCGAATCGAAAATTAATTCGTTACGATTGGTTTGTAAATACTGCAGCAAAAGACGAAAAATTAATAAATTATCAACATCTTTCGAAAATTCTTAATCAACCAGATCTTGATACATATGAATTAATCGATCATTCTAAAAATCAATTTATAGATAATTTTTTGATTGATTATAAAGATACTTTGTATTGGGTAAATTATGATTCACTTCAATTGCAAAATGGTGCAAATATGTATTATGGAACTACAATTAATTTGTATGATTTATATAACTTCTTTACCAATGTCGATGTTACTTCTTCTAATTATATGTATGTTTTTAACAAAGATGGAATTTGTTTGACGCATCCAAATGAAGCTTTTATTGGGAAAAATATTTTTGAATTTACAGATATTCTTCCAATAGATACAATAACAAGTACATTAGATACTGATTTTCCACAAGATAAATATACTCTTAATGATGCAACATCTGAGTTTATAAAGAATACTACAATTAAGCGATTTATAAAACCTTTGCACACCAAGAATTTTGATGGATATATTGTTGTGAATCATCTTAAATACATAATTGATGAGAAAGTCGAGAAAACTAAATTTTATATCAGTTTTATATTTTTAGGAACTGTTTTTTTAATTGTAATTATCTTTCTGTTGTTCAATAAAATAACGTCAAAGGCTTATCGTGAAAAAGCGGCTGTTATTGAAGAAAAAAATAGGTTGTTAATCGAAAACGAAAAGATTAAAAATATCAATACCTTTACGCAATTACAACAATTAAAGAATCAGATCAACCCTCATTTTCTCTTTAATTCACTGAACTCACTTTATATGTTAATCGGAATTAACAAAGAGAATGCAAAGAAATTCACGATGAATCTTTCTAAAATCTACCGTTATTTAATCGTTCCGCCAAAGGAAAATATTGTAGCAGTAAAGAAAGAATTAGATTTTATTGCGCAGTATATGGATTTACATAAAAGTAGATTTTCGGAAGAATTGATTTTCGATTTGCAACTTGAAGATGCAAAAAGTTTAGAGAAAAATATTCCGTATTTGGCCTTACAAATTGCTGTAGAGAATGCAATAAAACACAATATTGCGACAATAGATCAGCCTTTGACCATAACTATTTTAGTGAAATCAGATTTAATACTTGTTAAAAATACTTTTCAGAAAAAATCAAAAGTTTTAGAGAATGAAAAGTTTGGATTAAATTATTTACAAAAAATCTATCATTTTTATCAAGTTGATAATTTTTCGACTAAAGTAGAAAACAATGAATTTATTTGTTTTTTACCTTATATCACACCAAAATAA